The genomic stretch GTCGGCTCTGTCCCTGCGGGGTCGCTCTCGATGTGGAGTTCGGCCCCGATGGAGTCGGCCCGCTCGACCATGCCGAGGAGGCCGTAGTGCCCGTCTCGCCCGAGCGTGCGGAGGTCGTCGGGGACTCGGTACCCCCGGCCGTCGTCGCGGACGCTGAGGAGGATGCGGTCATCGTCGAGCTGGAGGGCGACCGCGATGTGGCTCGGCCTGCCGTGCTTGGCCGCGTTGTTCATGGCCTCCTGCGCGATCCGGAAGAGGGCGAGGCGGACCCGCTCCGGGAGCGCCTGTCCGTCGTCGTCGAGGTCGAGGGCGACGTGGATCGAGGGGTGAGTCCTCCGGAACCGATCTGCAAATGCTCCGAGGGCCGCAGCCAAGCCGAACGGGGCGAGCGCAGGAGGACGGAGGTCCTCGCTCACTCCGCGGAGTGAGCGGATTACCCGCTGGATCTCCTCGACCACCTCGCCGAGCGGCTCGCTTACAGGTGCCAGCGTCGCGTTAGCTGCGGACGGGCGAGCGAGCAGGCTCAAGCGCATGCGGAGTGCGTGGAGGTCCTGGACCGGCCCGTCGTGGAGGTCTTGTGCGAGCCGGAGCCGTTCGGCCTCCTGGCTCTCCGTCAGCCGGCGGCGGACCTCGTCGGCGTGACGGCGGCGCTCGGACTCCCTCCGGAGCCGCCGCCGGTACACCCCGACTGGGAACGCGACGACGGTCACGAGCCCGACGAGGAAGATGAGGGCGACGGGGAGCATGAGCGGCCGGCGGACGAAGAACACGGACCGGAGCATGGTGCCCTCGACGAACGCGGTGAGGTCGGACGCAACGGCGAGGTAGTACTTCGACGGGATGTGGATGCGTCCCCCGTACGGGTCCTCGACCTCGACCCACGGGTTCTCGAAAGCGTCGGCTTCGAGGTAGCGCATCCGCCACACGTCGGCCGACCCAGCAACGACGACGGAGTCGGCGTCGAGGACCCGTTCCACACGAGGAGGTGCGGGTTGAGCGAGGCTCGCGACCGAAGCCATGAGTACGACGGCGAAGAGGAGCACTGAGAAGGAGTTTTGCACGGAAGGAGGGGGCGGCAGTACCGCATGAGGTCGAGCTCTTGGAGCGAGGATTCAAGCTAAGGCTGCCTTTCCCCTATCACTATGAGCCTCTCGAACGCCGGACCTCGTCCTCTGCTTCAGAGCCCTATGTCGCCCTAGATGCAGATCGGATCAGCGACTCTGTCGGCTAACCTGTTACGAGGGAAGACTGTAGTCGAATCCGGGCAGCGCCCGTCATGCCGCTCGTCAGCGCCCCTATGCCAGCTACGCTGACTGTCGGGGCACTTCCTCGCGCCAGTCGTAGTTGGACACATTATGCTCATTGACAGTAACCCTCCAGACTGTTTTCTACGACGATGGGCCCCGAACCCGATATGCCACAGAGCGACATCCTCGGCTACCAACTCGCTGCCCTCGCGGATCTGCGTGCCCTCCTCCGGACGGTCCTCGACAACGAGATCGCGATCCTGGCGAACCTCGAAAACCGGGACGTGGAAGCCGTCGCCGAAGACGTGGATGCAGTCTATCAAGTCCATCTCGACAAAGCGTACGCTGACCTCCACAGATCGATCGACGAACTCACCGAGGCTGGTAGGAGGGGAGACCTAGGTCCCGACCCGAAGGGGTGATGTGAGTGCGGCTGGCAGCGTCCCGTGCAACGGATTGAGGTTGTAGAGTCCCGCGAACTCCTCGTCCTCGAAATACCGGAGCTTCCGGGCCCGCACCGGGTCGCGCCCCTTCACGAAGAGGAGTTGCTCCTCCGGCGGCATCCGCCGCACCTCGTCGGGGAGGTAGAGCGCTCGCCCCGTCTCCGAGCGCCCCCGGCTCCCGCCGCGTTGGAAGCCGGGGACCTGGAGGCCGTAGGACGTCCCGCTCGTCGTCCCCTCGCTCTCGGCGCGTACCGTCGCCTGCCCTGTCATCCGCGAGAGGTACTCGGCCGTGTGCTCGTCGGCCGTGCCGAAGGCTTGGAGCACGGCGGCGTTGGCGAGGAAGCTCCCCCACGTCTCGGGGTAGACCGCCCGGAGCTGGGTGAGGTCCTGGAGGAAGAGCCAGAGCTGCGCGCCGTAGCCGGCGGCGAGGCT from Rhodothermales bacterium encodes the following:
- a CDS encoding sensor histidine kinase → MQNSFSVLLFAVVLMASVASLAQPAPPRVERVLDADSVVVAGSADVWRMRYLEADAFENPWVEVEDPYGGRIHIPSKYYLAVASDLTAFVEGTMLRSVFFVRRPLMLPVALIFLVGLVTVVAFPVGVYRRRLRRESERRRHADEVRRRLTESQEAERLRLAQDLHDGPVQDLHALRMRLSLLARPSAANATLAPVSEPLGEVVEEIQRVIRSLRGVSEDLRPPALAPFGLAAALGAFADRFRRTHPSIHVALDLDDDGQALPERVRLALFRIAQEAMNNAAKHGRPSHIAVALQLDDDRILLSVRDDGRGYRVPDDLRTLGRDGHYGLLGMVERADSIGAELHIESDPAGTEPTEVRATVRRGNPRRRTLLRTR